In one Neobacillus sp. WH10 genomic region, the following are encoded:
- a CDS encoding 3-hydroxyacyl-CoA dehydrogenase/enoyl-CoA hydratase family protein, with translation MLNQVIKRAAVLGSGVMGSGIAAHLANIGIPTLLLDIVPRELTKEEEAKGLSLADKQVRNRISATSIQKLLKQKPAPLTAKKNLDLIEAGNLEDDLVKLKDVDWVIEVVVENLGVKKQVFEQVDQYRKPGSIISSNTSGISVEAMVENRSDDFKKHFLGTHFFNPPRYLKLLEVIPTQYTEPEVLSFLKTFGEDVLGKGVVVAKDTPNFIANRIGTYGLLVTVQEMLKAGLSVGEVDSITGPLIGRAKSATFRTLDVVGLDTFYHVAGNVYEQVSGKEKEVFEVPAFLKAMIEKGWLGSKSGQGFFLKKGKEILELDPNTLEYGPRKKLSTPAVELAKQEKGTANKLKALVYANDRAGQFLWNTFTASFVYSAQLLGEIADDIVAIDRAMKWGFGWEMGPFEAWDAIGVEKSVQKMKESGVEVPAWVTEMLEKGNSSFYLEENGELFFYHNGQYRLVEYNPKAIDLKKIKKQKGVIKKNSGASLIDLGDGVALLEFHSPNNAIGLDIVQLINFAVDEVEKNYKGLVIGNQGKNFCVGANLAMMLMEVQDDNIYELDMIVRHLHSALLKVKYSSKPVVAAPFGMTLGGGAEVCLPAAHIQASAETYMGLVEVGVGLLPGGGGNKELYMKHLENLPNGVPFDLQNVANKVFETIAMAKVSTSAEEARENNFLDSSDGISINSDHLIYEAKQAVLSLYEQGYMPKVRRKVPVVGETGYATLLLGAEAMRLSGYISEHDLKIAKKIAYVIAGGKVPFGTEVDEQYLLDLEREAFLSLIAEPKSQQRMQHMLVKGKPLRN, from the coding sequence GATCTGGAGTTATGGGCTCAGGAATTGCTGCCCACCTAGCAAATATCGGCATTCCGACACTATTGTTGGATATTGTGCCACGAGAGTTAACGAAAGAAGAAGAAGCAAAGGGATTGTCATTAGCTGACAAACAAGTACGTAATCGTATCAGTGCAACAAGCATTCAGAAATTATTGAAGCAAAAGCCGGCTCCACTGACAGCTAAAAAGAACCTTGATCTCATTGAAGCAGGGAATCTGGAAGACGATTTAGTGAAACTAAAAGATGTTGACTGGGTAATCGAAGTAGTTGTGGAAAACCTAGGCGTTAAGAAGCAGGTTTTTGAACAGGTTGACCAATACCGTAAGCCAGGTAGTATTATCAGCTCTAACACTTCTGGAATTTCCGTAGAAGCGATGGTGGAGAACCGCTCCGATGATTTCAAAAAGCATTTCCTTGGAACACATTTCTTTAACCCGCCGCGCTACCTTAAATTATTAGAAGTAATTCCGACCCAATACACTGAACCGGAAGTTCTCTCCTTCTTGAAAACCTTTGGTGAGGATGTGTTAGGAAAAGGCGTTGTTGTCGCTAAGGATACACCAAACTTTATTGCAAATCGGATTGGTACGTATGGCCTCCTTGTCACTGTTCAAGAGATGCTAAAAGCAGGCTTAAGTGTTGGCGAAGTCGATTCCATCACAGGACCATTAATTGGCCGGGCAAAAAGTGCCACCTTCCGTACCCTTGATGTGGTTGGATTGGATACGTTCTATCATGTTGCTGGTAACGTGTACGAACAAGTGAGCGGGAAAGAGAAAGAAGTGTTTGAAGTCCCTGCCTTTTTAAAAGCGATGATTGAAAAAGGCTGGCTTGGAAGTAAGTCCGGACAAGGGTTCTTCTTGAAAAAAGGAAAAGAAATTCTTGAACTGGATCCCAATACATTAGAATATGGACCTCGAAAAAAACTGTCTACACCTGCAGTCGAATTAGCTAAGCAGGAAAAAGGCACAGCGAATAAATTGAAAGCGCTTGTCTATGCGAATGATCGAGCCGGACAATTTTTATGGAATACCTTCACTGCATCTTTTGTCTATTCTGCACAGCTATTAGGTGAAATTGCTGACGATATCGTTGCGATTGACCGCGCAATGAAATGGGGCTTTGGCTGGGAAATGGGTCCATTTGAAGCATGGGATGCCATTGGTGTTGAAAAATCTGTTCAAAAGATGAAAGAATCCGGTGTGGAAGTTCCTGCATGGGTTACTGAAATGTTGGAAAAAGGAAATTCTTCTTTCTATTTAGAAGAAAATGGCGAGCTGTTCTTTTATCATAATGGCCAATATAGACTAGTGGAATACAATCCAAAGGCGATTGACCTTAAAAAAATCAAGAAACAAAAAGGTGTAATTAAAAAGAACAGCGGCGCAAGTTTAATTGATCTTGGCGACGGTGTTGCACTCCTAGAATTCCATTCACCTAACAACGCGATTGGCCTCGATATCGTCCAGTTGATTAATTTTGCTGTTGATGAAGTAGAGAAAAATTATAAGGGTCTTGTCATCGGTAACCAAGGAAAGAACTTCTGTGTTGGTGCAAACCTTGCGATGATGTTAATGGAAGTACAAGATGACAATATTTATGAGCTTGATATGATTGTTCGCCACCTGCATAGCGCCTTGTTGAAAGTGAAATACAGCTCTAAGCCTGTTGTCGCTGCACCATTTGGGATGACACTTGGCGGAGGTGCAGAGGTTTGCCTTCCTGCAGCACATATTCAAGCGTCAGCTGAAACATATATGGGGCTTGTTGAAGTGGGGGTCGGACTGCTGCCGGGCGGAGGAGGTAACAAAGAGCTTTACATGAAGCACTTAGAAAACCTTCCAAACGGTGTTCCATTTGACTTGCAAAATGTTGCCAACAAAGTGTTTGAAACGATTGCGATGGCGAAGGTCTCTACATCCGCGGAAGAAGCACGGGAAAATAATTTCTTAGATTCATCTGATGGAATTAGCATCAATAGCGACCATCTGATTTATGAAGCGAAACAAGCCGTACTTAGCCTATATGAACAAGGCTATATGCCAAAAGTGCGCAGAAAGGTTCCGGTAGTTGGTGAAACTGGGTATGCGACGTTGCTGCTTGGTGCAGAAGCAATGCGTTTATCTGGCTATATTTCTGAGCATGACTTGAAAATTGCCAAGAAAATTGCCTATGTGATTGCCGGCGGTAAAGTGCCATTTGGAACGGAAGTAGATGAGCAATATTTATTAGATCTAGAAAGAGAGGCTTTCTTAAGCCTGATTGCAGAGCCAAAATCACAGCAGCGCATGCAGCATATGCTTGTGAAGGGAAAACCGTTAAGAAACTGA